One Solea solea chromosome 5, fSolSol10.1, whole genome shotgun sequence genomic window carries:
- the dnaja2a gene encoding dnaJ homolog subfamily A member 2a has translation MANVDDTKLYDILGVSTSATENELKKAYRKLAKEYHPDKNPNAGDKFKEISFAYEVLSNPEKRELYDRYGEKGLREGGGGGPGMDDIFSHIFGGGLFGFSGGSRARNGGRRRGEDMVHPLKVSLEDFYNGKTTKLQLSKNVLCSACSGQGGKTGAVQKCTTCRGRGMRIMIRQLAPGMVQQMQSVCTDCNGEGEVISEKDRCKKCEGKKVIKEVKILEVHVDKGMKHNQKITFGGEADQAPGVEPGDIVLVLQEKEHETFRRDGNDLHITHKIGLVEALCGFQFMLKHLDGRQIVVKYPAGKVIEPGSVRVVRGEGMPQYRNPFEKGDLFIKFDVQFPDNNWISPEKLAELEDMLPSRSEQPIITADMEEVDLQDYDVSQSSTSGNRREAYNDSSDEEGGHHGPGVQCAHQ, from the exons ATGGCGAATGTTGACGATACCAAACTGTATGACATCCTCGGAGTCTCCACTTCCGCAACTGAAAATGAGCTGAAAAAG GCATACCGGAAACTGGCAAAAGAATACCATCCTGACAAGAACCCAAATGCTGGCGACAAG TTTAAAGAAATCAGCTTCGCCTATGAGGTGTTGTCCAACCCTGAGAAGAGGGAACTTTATGATCGCTATGGAGAAAAAGGCTTGCGTGAAGGTGGTGGGGGTGGCCCAGGGATGGATGATATCTTCTCCCACATCTTTGGTGGTGGGCTCTTTGGCTTTTCTGGTGGGAGTCGTGCCAGAAATGGAGGtcgcaggagaggagaggacatggTCCATCCACTCAA GGTGTCACTGGAGGACTTTTACAATGGAAAAACAACTAAACTACAACTTAGCAAGAATGTTCTGTGTAGTGCTTGTAGTGG CCAAGGAGGGAAGACGGGTGCTGTACAAAAATGTACAACGTGTAGGGGGCGTGGTATGCGCATCATGATCAGACAGCTGGCGCCAGGGATGGTCCAGCAGATGCAGTCTGTCTGTACTGATTGTAATGGTGAAG GTGAAGTTATCAGTGAGAAGGACCGCTGTAAAAAATGTGAGGGAAAGAAGGTCATCAAGGAAGTGAAGATTCTAGAGGTACATGTGGACAAAGGAATGAAGCACAACCAGAAAATTACCTTTGGAGGGGAAGCCGACCAGGCACCTGGTGTCGAGCCTGGGGATATAGTTCTGGTCTTGCAGGAGAAAGAGCATGAG ACATTCCGACGAGATGGCAATGACCTACATATTACCCATAAGATTGGCCTGGTGGAGGCACTGTGCGGCTTCCAGTTCATGCTGAAACACTTAGACGGCAGACAGATTGTTGTGAAGTACCCTGCTGGCAAAGTAATTGAACCAG GCTCCGTGAGGGTGGTGCGAGGAGAGGGCATGCCACAGTACCGCAACCCTTTTGAGAAAGGAGATCTGTTTATCAAGTTTGATGTCCAGTTCCCAGACAACAACTGGATCAGCCCTGAGAAACTTGCG GAGCTGGAGGACATGTTGCCCTCGCGGTCAGAGCAGCCCATCATCACCGCGGACATGGAGGAGGTCGACCTGCAGGATTATGACGTCAGCCAGAGTTCAACGTCAGGAAACCGCAGAGAGGCCTACAATGACAGCTCTGACGAAGAGGGCGGACACCATGGGCCGGGGGTACAGTGTGCCCACCAGTAA